One genomic window of Quercus lobata isolate SW786 chromosome 9, ValleyOak3.0 Primary Assembly, whole genome shotgun sequence includes the following:
- the LOC115961284 gene encoding probable (S)-N-methylcoclaurine 3'-hydroxylase isozyme 2: MSLRLGTQINIIASSPEAAREVLKTHDRELSGRFIANAIPLINPKLNNFSLAAAPECNDYWRSLRAICKADVFSAKILESQNHIREKKVRELVDFLGSKEVDFMDFEGKGIGQELRELIVEDLLIAGTDSSSMVTEWAMAELMRNQDVMHKIREEIESEIGTNIVKESHLSHLPYLEACVKETLRLYPPGPLLILHRAIQTCQVMGYTIPKDSFISVNIWAIGRDPMVFNDPLSFKPERFLDSSLDFKGTNFDYTPFGAGRRGCPGQPLATRQVPLILASLVHSFDWFLPGSMKSTELDMNDHFAITLKKKQPLQLIPKRRK, translated from the exons ATGTCTCTAAGGCTTGGCACCCAAATTAACATCATTGCATCATCGCCAGAAGCAGCAAGAGAAGTTCTTAAGACCCATGACAGAGAATTGTCAGGCAGGTTCATAGCAAACGCTATTCCACTGATAAACCCAAAACTCAACAACTTCTCACTTGCAGCCGCCCCTGAGTGCAACGATTATTGGAGGTCCCTAAGGGCTATTTGTAAAGCTGACGTTTTTTCAGCCAAAATATTGGAATCACAAAATCATATAAGAGAGAAGAAGGTGAGGGAGTTGGTAGATTTCTTGGGTTCTAAGGAAG TGGACTTCATGGACTTTGAGGGTAAAGGAATTGGTCAAGAGCTAAGGGAACTGATAGTTGAG GACTTACTTATTGCTGGCACTGATTCTAGTAGCATGGTAACTGAATGGGCAATGGCAGAATTGATGAGAAACCAAGATGTCATGCATAAAATTCGTGAAGAAATTGAAAGTGAAATTGGCACAAATATTGTGAAAGAATCCCATTTAAGTCACCTTCCTTACCTAGAAGCTTGTGTCAAAGAGACATTGAGATTATACCCTCCAGGACCACTACTCATTCTTCATCGTGCCATACAAACATGCCAAGTAATGGGCTATACAATTCCTAAAGACTCCTTTATTTCAGTTAACATTTGGGCAATAGGTCGAGATCCTATGGTTTTCAATGATCCATTGAGCTTCAAACCCGAGCGGTTTCTTGATTCATCTTTGGATTTTAAGGGAACTAATTTTGACTATACGCCTTTTGGAGCAGGAAGGAGAGGTTGCCCTGGACAACCTTTGGCTACTAGGCAAGTCCCACTTATTTTGGCATCATTGGTCCACTCATTCGACTGGTTTCTTCCAGGCAGTATGAAATCAACTGAGCTAGACATGAATGATCATTTTGCCATAACATTGAAGAAGAAGCAGCCTCTGCAGCTTATtcctaaaagaagaaaatag